The proteins below are encoded in one region of Ursus arctos isolate Adak ecotype North America unplaced genomic scaffold, UrsArc2.0 scaffold_24, whole genome shotgun sequence:
- the TMEM100 gene encoding transmembrane protein 100 encodes MNEEPIKEILGTPTSSKPMTMEKSPNSEAVVTTVPLVSEIQLTAATGGAELSCYRCIIPFAVVVLIAGIVVTAVAYSFNSHGSIISILGLVLLSSGLFLLASSALCWKVRQRSKKAKRRESQTALVANQRSLFA; translated from the coding sequence atgaatgaagagcCCATAAAGGAGATCCTGGGAACCCCAACGTCTTCCAAGCCCATGACAATGGAGAAGAGCCCCAACAGTGAAGCGGTGGTCACCACGGTCCCTTTGGTCAGTGAGATTCAGCTGACGGCTGCTACCGGGGGTGCTGAGCTCTCCTGTTACCGCTGCATCATCCCCTTCGCCGTGGTGGTCCTCATCGCGGGGATAGTGGTCACTGCTGTGGCTTACAGCTTCAATTCCCACGGCTCCATCATTTCCATCCTGGGTCTGGTCCTCCTGTCATCTGGACTTTTTTTGTTAGCCTCCAGTGCCTTGTGCTGGAAGGTGAGGCAGAGGAGCAAGAAAGCCAAGAGACGGGAGAGTCAGACAGCTCTTGTGGCAAATCAGAGAAGCTTGTTTGCCTAG